TCCTGGCCGTCATCCTCGTGAAGCAGCGTGATGCCGCCCAGCTTGCGTTCGCGATGCTGAAGGTCGAGCCGGGGAAACAGGATCGGCGAACAGACCGGGCGTAGCTTCACCGCGCTCAGCAGCAGCCAGCGGCAATTGGCGAAGGGCGGGTTGTCGTAGACCACCGCGATATCGGCCTCGGTCCAGTCGACGTCGCTCTCGCGCATGCAGTGGCGCAAGGTCAGGCGTGACGTGCCCATCGCCTCGGCGAATTCGACAAGCGTTGCGGTCAGCCAAGCGATGCCGAGCGACGGCGACATGAAGATCGTAAGCGCGCGCGCCTTGCCGTCCAGATCGATATCGCCCGCCGAGCGCACCGCGCCCGCGAGCTGGCCAAGCGACTGGGTGACAGTCTGGGAAAATTCCCGCCCGGCCTGGGTCAGAACGACGTTGCGGCCCGACTTCCTGAACAGCATCAGCCCAGTCGCTTCGCCAAGCTTGCGCAGTTGCAGCGATACCGCGCTTGGGCTCAAGGCAAGCTCGTCGGCTGCGCCGCGCAAGGTGCCAATCCGGGCGACGGCTTCGAAAGCGCGCAGATATTGCAGAAAGCCCAGTGATCGCATCTGTCGTCGCTCTCCGTGCGCTGGTTGGCCGATGCCTATTGGCTTCCTGATAGGTGAGTATAACTGCACGATACTGATCTGAATAAATTGCTTTTTTCAAACGATTCCTCGTCCTATCGTGAAAAAAGGAGGACCAATATGATCAAGGCTATCCCATTCAATTTTCCCTATGACGGCAATTTCGTCGCCGCAAACACCGCCCTTGTCGTCATCGATCTGCAGGAAGACTTCCTGTCGACGACAGGCTACTTCGCCAAGCATGGTTATGATCCGACGCCGCTGCGGGCGATCCTGCCGACAGTCAACCGGCTGATTGCCGCCGCGCGCGCCGCCGGTCTCAAGATCATCCACACGCGCCAGGGCTACCGGGCGGACATGGCCGACATGACGCCCTACGAGAAGTGGCGGCGCAAGCGGGCCGGCATCGAAGGCACCGAGATCCTGCTGCGCTCCAGCCCTGGCTTCCATATCGTTGCGGAAATCGATGTCGCGGCCGAAGACATCATCGTCGACAAGACCTGTAACGGCGCCTTCACCTACACCGATTTCGAACATGTGCTGCGCGCGCAGGGCATCACCCATCTATTGTTTTCGGGTTGCACCACGGACGTCTGCGTCCACACCACGCTGCGCGAAGCCTGCGACCGCAATTTCCAGTGCCTGACGATTTCTGACGCATGCGCCAGCGGAGACCAGCGGGCGCATGAGGCCGCGCTGCATATGGTTACCGTCGAGAACGGCATCTTTGGCGCGCTTTCCGATTCAGCCGCTGTCATCGAGGCCCTGCAGGATTTGTCGGGGAAGGCGAGCTGATGTCGGCACCGACAACACAGAGATACGTTTCGCTGATGCGCCTGACCGACAAGGGCCTCGCCGAACTCAGTGGCAGCGTCGACCGCCGCAAGGTCAGCGAGGAGCGCGTGGCAGCGCTTGGGGGCAAGTCGATCGCCTTCTACGCCACGCTGGGAAGCTATGACTTCGTTCAGGTTTTCGAGATGCCGAGCAACGAGGCGATGATGCAATACGTGCTCACTGCCCGCCGCGACGGCTTCGTCGATCCGCTTATCCTGCCGGCATTCGATCCGCCGACTTACGGCGGCATTGTCGAGCGCGTCCTGCAATA
The nucleotide sequence above comes from Aminobacter aminovorans. Encoded proteins:
- a CDS encoding LysR substrate-binding domain-containing protein; translation: MRSLGFLQYLRAFEAVARIGTLRGAADELALSPSAVSLQLRKLGEATGLMLFRKSGRNVVLTQAGREFSQTVTQSLGQLAGAVRSAGDIDLDGKARALTIFMSPSLGIAWLTATLVEFAEAMGTSRLTLRHCMRESDVDWTEADIAVVYDNPPFANCRWLLLSAVKLRPVCSPILFPRLDLQHRERKLGGITLLHEDDGQEWARWATAARVSLEGCGSVRVPTVAHAVASAVQGQGIALVSDVLTRSHFNDGRVIQPFSTSIDASWAYYIVWPFERSDDPLIQALIGRIMESIHPAGG
- a CDS encoding cysteine hydrolase family protein, with the translated sequence MIKAIPFNFPYDGNFVAANTALVVIDLQEDFLSTTGYFAKHGYDPTPLRAILPTVNRLIAAARAAGLKIIHTRQGYRADMADMTPYEKWRRKRAGIEGTEILLRSSPGFHIVAEIDVAAEDIIVDKTCNGAFTYTDFEHVLRAQGITHLLFSGCTTDVCVHTTLREACDRNFQCLTISDACASGDQRAHEAALHMVTVENGIFGALSDSAAVIEALQDLSGKAS
- a CDS encoding GYD domain-containing protein, with protein sequence MSAPTTQRYVSLMRLTDKGLAELSGSVDRRKVSEERVAALGGKSIAFYATLGSYDFVQVFEMPSNEAMMQYVLTARRDGFVDPLILPAFDPPTYGGIVERVLQ